A window of Lentibacillus sp. Marseille-P4043 contains these coding sequences:
- a CDS encoding 5-carboxymethyl-2-hydroxymuconate Delta-isomerase, producing MPHFYIEYTDNIKSEADVPGLLQKMNRVFLSHQQIIPVGGLRIRAIELTDYLIADGSDDDAFVHATLKLGKGRSEADKTALCDDLFNEMERHFQEMFEERYLALSMELYEFSNPTYKKNNIHTRFNN from the coding sequence ATGCCACATTTTTATATTGAATACACGGATAATATTAAGTCAGAGGCAGACGTACCAGGTTTACTTCAAAAAATGAATCGTGTGTTTCTTTCCCATCAGCAAATTATCCCAGTTGGGGGGCTTAGGATCAGGGCAATCGAATTAACTGATTATCTGATAGCCGATGGATCGGATGATGATGCATTTGTTCATGCGACACTTAAACTTGGAAAAGGTCGTTCAGAAGCAGATAAAACCGCACTTTGTGATGACCTTTTTAATGAAATGGAGCGTCACTTCCAAGAAATGTTCGAGGAACGTTATTTAGCATTATCAATGGAATTATATGAATTTAGTAATCCCACATACAAGAAAAACAATATTCATACACGTTTTAACAACTAG
- a CDS encoding fumarylacetoacetate hydrolase family protein: protein MKHARVVYKGSLQHAIEKDGKLTLPDGRVVSENEVEWLSPVIPNTIFTLGLNYEDHAKELSFSAPKEPLVFLKGPNTLIGHRGQTYRPSDVTFMHYECELAVVMNGPCKHVKKEDAYDYVAGYTIANDYVIRDYLENYYRPNLRAKNRDTCTPIGPWLVDAKDIKNPMNLTLRTYVNGEKTQEGTTADMILGVPELIEYLSSFMTLNAGDIILTGTPKGPVDTKVGDEVITEIEGVGSLVNTIIGDDAFTN, encoded by the coding sequence CATTACCCGATGGTAGAGTGGTTAGCGAAAATGAAGTGGAATGGCTGTCACCGGTAATTCCGAATACTATTTTCACGTTAGGGTTGAATTATGAGGACCATGCAAAAGAATTATCTTTTAGCGCACCAAAGGAACCATTAGTGTTTTTGAAAGGACCTAATACATTGATCGGACATCGAGGACAGACTTACCGCCCGAGTGATGTAACATTTATGCACTATGAATGTGAATTGGCAGTGGTAATGAATGGACCATGTAAACATGTGAAGAAAGAAGATGCTTATGATTACGTTGCAGGGTACACAATTGCAAATGATTACGTTATTCGTGATTATCTAGAAAATTACTATCGACCGAACTTGCGAGCGAAAAACCGTGATACATGCACACCGATCGGCCCTTGGTTGGTAGATGCGAAAGATATTAAGAACCCAATGAATCTAACATTGCGTACATATGTTAATGGGGAAAAAACACAGGAGGGAACAACAGCGGATATGATTTTGGGTGTTCCTGAACTGATTGAATACCTTAGTAGCTTTATGACGTTAAACGCTGGGGATATTATTTTAACAGGTACACCTAAGGGCCCTGTAGATACCAAAGTCGGTGATGAAGTGATCACGGAAATTGAGGGTGTTGGCAGTCTTGTCAATACAATTATAGGTGATGATGCTTTTACCAATTGA